From Anopheles funestus chromosome 3RL, idAnoFuneDA-416_04, whole genome shotgun sequence, a single genomic window includes:
- the LOC125768590 gene encoding serine protease 53-like: MGKVISNCWGIPMAICVILIIQQAAKVDSSTCGVRRLSAIGLVTKGIAVEPGDWPWHVALFARGMTAKPEYKCGGSIISANFILSAAHCIEKPNPEKYFLKAGLYHLYNDTDPNVVIYNLFEIILHPKYDSRKFYNDIALMRPDRVISFTASFIFPICLWPSYNPTLINVLSQSGIAVGFGFDDNHRVSETLQKAAMKVIEKQKCIEQLPEHVRFLAQDSGKMCAIGSETGANVCSGDSGGGLFFAKDKIWYLRGIVSAAARMDLDNGESSCNAALPATYTDVAKYSDWINAHQRVVDQRNLLKLEDCGMARNSEMEDEMQKPIFNQYPWNVLLEFRQLDKSQIHLVCSGVLVHPRYVLTVGHCIDGIFSNYNLKSVRLGEYNIRTAEDSTSDEPSITTTSQSVDIEQVLLHPRYNRPLYTNNLALLKLKHNADIAKPNIKPICLPSIDDYKESSLTLSGWKRNKYLFPKLERDAMNLSSVATCLDAYKRLGVHIPSSEDVLCAVYKARPKGHCHNYATGSPLQYIKRVDKVPRYFLAGMMVFNYPYCQAEGSEMFVNLDTASEWIKDMVK; this comes from the exons ATGGGAAAGGTTATCAGCAACTGTTGGGGAATTCCCATGGCTATATGTGTGATACTTATAATTCAACAAGCTGCTAAAGTTGATTCGT CAACCTGTGGAGTGCGCCGCCTTTCAGCGATAGGACTAGTGACGAAAGGTATTGCAGTCGAACCGGGTGATTGGCCGTGGCATGTGGCCCTGTTTGCCCGCGGAATGACAGCTAAGCCCGAGTACAAATGCGGTGGATCGATTATCAGCGCAAACTTCATCTTATCTG CCGCTCACTGTATAGAGAAACCGAACccagaaaaatatttcctgaAAGCGGGCTTGTACCATCTTTACAACGACACTGACCCTAACGTGGTAATTTACAACCTGTTCGAGATCATCCTACACCCAAAGTACGATAGTCGCAAGTTCTACAACGATATCGCACTGATGCGACCCGATCGTGTAATCTCGTTCACCGCATCCTTCATCTTTCCGATCTGTCTGTGGCCGTCGTACAATCCAACGCTAATCAATGTCCTTAGCCAGTCGGGTATTGCTGTTGGGTTTGGCTTTGATGATAACCACCGCGTCAGTGAAACGCTTCAGAAGGCGGCAATGAAGGTGATTGAAAAGCAGAAATGCATTGAACAGCTACCGGAGCATGTTCGCTTTCTGGCACAGGATTCGGGTAAAATGTGTGCGATCGGGTCAGAAACGGGTGCCAACGTGTGTTCCGGTGACAGTGGTGGTGGATTATTCTTTGCCAAAGATAAAATATGGTATTTGCGTGGAATTGTAAGTGCCGCCGCCCGAATGGATCTGGATAATGGGGAGTCATCGTGCAATGCGGCACTGCCAGCTACCTACACCGATGTTGCTAAGTATTCGGACTGGATCAATGCTCACCAGCGTGTGGTTGATCAAAGGAATCTGCTAAAGCTGGAAGATTGTGGAATGGCAAGAAACTCGGAAATGGAGGATGAGATGCAGAAGCCCATATTCAATCAATACCCATGGAATGTTTTGCTGGAATTTCGCCAGCTAGATAAGTCGCAGATTCATTTGGTGTGCAGCGGTGTGCTCGTACATCCACGATATGTACTCACCGTAGGCCATTGTATAGATGGAATATTTAGTAACTACAATCT GAAATCTGTTCGTCTTGGAGAGTACAACATACGCACAGCGGAAGATTCCACTTCAGATGAACCAAGCATAACGACCACGTCCCAATCAGTTGACATCGAACAAGTGTTGTTGCATCCGCGGTACAATCGACCCCTCTACACGAACAATTTGGCCCTGTTGAAGCTGAAACATAACGCTGACATTGCGAAACCAAACATTAAACCAATATGCCTTCCAAGCATTGACGACTACAAGGAGTCTAGTCTAACGTTAAGCGGCTGGAAGCGTAACAAATACCTCTTTCCGAAGCTGGAACGTGATGCAATGAATCTATCATCGGTAGCTACCTGTCTCGATGCGTACAAAAGGCTCGGTGTACATATTCCATCATCGGAAGATGTGCTGTGCGCCGTCTATAAAGCTCGTCCGAAGGGTCACTGTCACAACTATGCTACGGGATCTCCCCTGCAGTACATCAAGCGAGTGGACAAGGTGCCACGTTACTTCCTGGCGGGGATGATGGTGTTTAACTACCCGTACTGCCAGGCGGAGGGCAGTGAAATGTTTGTGAACCTTGACACGGCAAGCGAGTGGATAAAGGATATGGTAAAATAG
- the LOC125768604 gene encoding BTB/POZ domain-containing protein Tiwaz has protein sequence MERDRDRDRDRERDRAADRDVKPLEPRDLSATRLFTATQIKISTSPTTSPTISNSSSPTPTPPIPAVSPAVTGVGSGYHHSNHKQITGIPCVAAASKYTAPVHIDVGGTIYTSSLETLTKYPDSRLAKLFNGCIPIVLDSLKQHYFIDRDGGMFRHILNFMRNSKLLVSEDFPDLELLLEEAKYFDIVPMIKQIEHLKKERQRSGNGIPPFGGNRSKCKGGVQTDTTNHDVVALHISPDLGERILISAERAVLDEVFPETNQAILDARTGAAWNQFDGRQVIRFPLNGYCKLNSIQVLTRLLNAGFSVEASTGGGVETQQFSEYLLIRKCAM, from the exons ATGGAGCGGGACCGTGATCGTGACCGCGATCGCGAACGTGATCGCGCTGCGGACCGGGACGTGAAACCGCTCGAGCCTCGCGATCTGTCCGCGACGCGCCTGTTCACAGCGACGCAGATCAAAATCAGCACCTCGCCCACCACATCGCCAACCATTTCGAACTCGTCGTCGCCCACACCCACCCCTCCGATACCGGCCGTCTCACCGGCAGTGACCGGTGTCGGCAGTGGGTACCATCACTCCAACCACAAGCAGATAACCGGCATACCATGTGTGGCGGCAGCATCCAAGTATACGGCACCGGTACACATCGATGTTGGTGGTACGATCTACACCAGCTCGCTGGAAACATTAACCAA ATATCCCGACTCGCGACTAGCCAAACTGTTTAACGGCTGCATCCCGATCGTGCTGGATTCGCTGAAGCAGCACTATTTTATTGATCGCGATGGAGGTATGTTTCGCCATATACTTAACTTCATGCGCAACTCGAAGCTGTTGGTGTCGGAAGACTTCCCAGATCTGGAGCTGTTGCTGGAAGAGGCCAAATATTTCGATATTGTTC CTATGATTAAACAGATCGAACATCTGAAGAAAGAGCGTCAGCGTAGCGGGAACGGTATACCACCGTTTGGTGGCAATCGTAGCAAATGCAAGGGTGGCGTACAAACGGACACTACCAACCATGACGTGGTGGCACTGCACATTTCCCCCGATCTGGGTGAACGCATACTGATCTCGGCCGAACGGGCCGTGCTGGATGAGGTGTTTCCCGAGACGAATCAGGCAATTCTGGACGCACGGACCGGTGCCGCCTGGAATCAGTTCGACGGTCGACAGGTGATACGGTTTCCGCTGAACGGATACTGTAAGCTCAACTCCATCCAGGTGCTGACACGGCTGCTAAATGCGGGCTTCAGTGTCGAGGCCAGCACTGGTGGCGGTGTCGAGACGCAACAGTTCTCCGAATATTTGCTGATTCGCAAATGTGCGATGTGA